Proteins from a genomic interval of Granulicella sp. L56:
- a CDS encoding peroxiredoxin, with the protein MQINDKVENFTLQNQDDETVNLTDFASKPVVLFFYPRANTSGCTIEACGFRDAFQKLQQAGVVVLGVSRDTPKAQKNFQRKYNLPYDLLADPDMTLIKRYDLLRPKSMYGKLVKGVERTTFIISPDTGSGQRLLHIFPKVKPENHAEEVLELLHAVPTHA; encoded by the coding sequence ATGCAGATCAACGATAAAGTCGAAAACTTCACCCTCCAGAACCAGGACGACGAGACCGTCAATCTCACCGATTTCGCCAGCAAACCGGTCGTCCTCTTCTTCTACCCCCGCGCCAATACCTCAGGCTGTACCATCGAGGCCTGCGGCTTCCGCGACGCCTTCCAAAAGCTGCAACAGGCCGGAGTCGTTGTCCTCGGTGTCTCGCGCGACACCCCCAAGGCGCAGAAAAACTTCCAGCGCAAGTACAACCTGCCCTATGACCTGCTCGCCGACCCGGATATGACGCTCATCAAGCGCTACGATCTGCTCCGGCCAAAGAGCATGTACGGAAAGCTGGTCAAGGGTGTCGAGAGAACCACCTTCATCATCAGCCCCGACACCGGCTCCGGCCAGCGCCTGCTGCATATCTTTCCCAAGGTGAAGCCCGAGAACCACGCCGAAGAGGTGCTGGAACTGCTGCACGCCGTGCCAACCCACGCCTAA
- a CDS encoding D-glycero-beta-D-manno-heptose 1,7-bisphosphate 7-phosphatase translates to MSGRALFLDRDGVINHEVGYLHRVEDVRFVDGIFSLCRTAAGLGYRLIVVTNQAGIARGFYSEADFDALMVWMKDAFRAEGVELDAVYHCPFHPEHGVGKYKREHEDRKPGTGMLRRGMREFGVDLSASVMVGDRCSDIAAANAAGLRQAFLISGTEIEGCSGEYLAVDGLTEVQQWLAERG, encoded by the coding sequence ATGAGTGGACGCGCGTTGTTCCTGGATCGGGATGGGGTTATCAATCACGAAGTTGGATACCTGCACCGGGTGGAGGATGTTCGGTTTGTGGATGGGATCTTTTCTCTTTGCCGGACTGCGGCGGGACTGGGCTATCGGCTGATTGTGGTGACGAACCAGGCTGGGATCGCACGAGGCTTCTACTCGGAGGCGGACTTCGATGCTTTGATGGTTTGGATGAAAGACGCCTTTCGGGCCGAAGGAGTGGAGTTAGACGCGGTGTACCACTGTCCCTTTCATCCCGAGCATGGGGTCGGAAAGTACAAGCGGGAGCATGAGGACCGCAAACCGGGGACCGGGATGCTGCGTCGCGGAATGCGGGAGTTCGGAGTGGACCTGAGCGCGAGCGTGATGGTGGGCGACCGGTGCAGCGATATTGCGGCGGCGAATGCGGCGGGATTACGACAGGCCTTTTTGATCAGTGGGACGGAAATTGAGGGATGCAGCGGTGAGTATCTCGCGGTGGACGGACTGACCGAGGTACAGCAATGGTTGGCCGAACGCGGATAA
- a CDS encoding group 1 glycosyl transferase: protein MNGACTIVSPNYLAYARTVSASYLVQHPDHRFFVLIVADLSLEDQKIFEGDGFTPVMLAEIGLEDLRGEGMKYDILELNTNVKPTFMKYLIEIFDLENLVYLDPDIFVYSPLTPVFDALSGGSIATLTPHLTTPVDDGKLPGEQEMLYNGTYNLGFIAVRRCEEAWRLLSWWERRCLDLGFSEGRTGLFVDQKWMNLAPGMFDKVEILRHPGCNMAYWNLHERTLSGHTGSYVVNGQTGLCFFHFSGIELEDPEVLSKNTNRFTLADRPDLTRLFGDYKLAVLANKDAAREVIPYGFDRLSDGTVVTRLARRIYAKHQMRWSGQNPFDAEGEFAAFAKRLGLVAGKTAPGKATWKEFNPKDRRVEIVHRILKMALRVLGPSRYELLMRYLAHIAVLRNQSVFLKD, encoded by the coding sequence TTGAACGGAGCCTGCACGATTGTTTCACCGAACTATCTGGCGTACGCGCGAACAGTTTCTGCATCCTATTTGGTGCAACATCCAGATCACCGCTTTTTCGTTTTAATCGTTGCCGATCTCTCATTGGAAGACCAAAAGATCTTCGAGGGAGATGGATTTACGCCGGTTATGCTGGCAGAGATCGGGCTGGAAGATCTTCGCGGCGAAGGGATGAAATACGACATCCTTGAGCTAAATACGAATGTAAAACCTACATTCATGAAGTATCTGATCGAAATATTTGATCTGGAAAATCTGGTTTACCTTGACCCGGATATCTTTGTGTACAGCCCGCTGACGCCGGTGTTTGACGCGCTTAGTGGCGGTTCGATTGCTACTTTAACTCCGCACCTTACTACTCCAGTAGATGACGGCAAATTGCCGGGCGAGCAGGAGATGCTCTACAACGGTACATACAATCTCGGATTCATCGCTGTGCGAAGATGTGAGGAAGCTTGGCGGTTGCTTAGCTGGTGGGAGCGGCGATGCCTTGATCTCGGGTTTAGTGAAGGCAGGACTGGGTTATTTGTGGACCAGAAATGGATGAATCTGGCTCCTGGCATGTTCGACAAGGTGGAAATTCTGCGACATCCGGGATGCAACATGGCTTATTGGAACCTTCATGAGCGAACGCTTTCAGGGCACACGGGTTCGTATGTTGTTAATGGTCAGACAGGACTGTGTTTTTTTCATTTCAGTGGCATTGAGTTGGAAGATCCAGAGGTGCTGTCGAAAAACACAAATCGATTTACCCTGGCAGATCGTCCTGACCTGACGAGGTTGTTTGGGGACTATAAGCTTGCGGTGTTAGCAAATAAGGATGCCGCGCGGGAGGTAATACCGTATGGATTCGACCGCCTATCTGATGGAACGGTTGTAACTCGGCTTGCCCGGCGTATTTACGCCAAGCACCAAATGCGATGGTCAGGGCAGAACCCTTTTGATGCAGAGGGTGAGTTCGCGGCATTTGCAAAGCGACTTGGGCTCGTAGCTGGAAAGACGGCCCCAGGAAAGGCGACGTGGAAAGAGTTCAATCCGAAAGACCGTCGCGTAGAAATTGTGCATCGGATTTTGAAGATGGCGCTCCGAGTGCTCGGTCCAAGTCGGTATGAATTGTTGATGCGCTACCTCGCTCACATTGCGGTGCTGCGAAACCAGAGCGTCTTCCTAAAGGATTAG
- the rfbD gene encoding dTDP-4-dehydrorhamnose reductase — protein MRVETLAPGCGPILITGGAGQVGGQLVKVLAPLGEVIAPGRAELDLTNIESIRSIIRAARPRWIVNAAAYTAVDKAESEPELAYAINAEAVRILGEEARQIGAVVIHFSTDYVFDGTASNPYVETDATKPLSVYGASKLAGELALTGSGAAHMIFRTSWVYGSQGKNFLLTILKLAREKEALRVVADQHGAPTWSRDLAEMTAHVILRCENASGQNQKQLLEAFARWEGIYHAAGSGETTWHEFAQEAVRLQQKREPEKKFAEIAAISTAEYPTPAHRPANSRLDCSKLQENLGWRMIDWRESLQKVLTEL, from the coding sequence ATGCGTGTCGAAACTCTCGCTCCGGGATGCGGCCCGATTCTCATCACCGGTGGAGCAGGGCAGGTTGGTGGTCAATTGGTGAAGGTGCTTGCGCCATTGGGAGAAGTGATCGCTCCAGGACGAGCTGAACTGGATCTCACCAATATTGAAAGCATTCGTAGCATCATTCGAGCAGCGCGCCCGCGATGGATTGTGAATGCTGCGGCATATACAGCGGTGGATAAAGCGGAAAGCGAACCAGAGCTTGCCTACGCCATTAATGCTGAAGCCGTGCGCATACTAGGCGAGGAAGCCCGGCAGATAGGTGCTGTGGTAATCCACTTTTCAACAGACTATGTGTTCGATGGGACAGCCTCTAATCCTTATGTCGAGACTGACGCGACGAAACCACTGAGCGTTTATGGAGCGAGCAAGTTGGCAGGGGAGTTGGCGCTGACGGGAAGCGGCGCAGCCCACATGATTTTTCGTACGAGTTGGGTGTACGGATCGCAAGGGAAGAACTTTCTACTGACAATCTTGAAATTGGCCCGCGAAAAGGAGGCTCTACGTGTGGTTGCCGACCAGCATGGCGCGCCGACCTGGAGCCGCGATCTGGCGGAGATGACGGCACACGTAATCCTCCGTTGTGAGAATGCGTCTGGTCAGAATCAAAAGCAACTGCTCGAAGCATTTGCGCGCTGGGAAGGCATTTACCATGCAGCGGGTTCAGGCGAGACTACATGGCATGAATTTGCGCAGGAAGCGGTTCGATTGCAGCAGAAGCGTGAGCCTGAAAAGAAGTTCGCAGAAATCGCGGCAATCTCGACAGCCGAATACCCTACTCCCGCCCACAGACCAGCGAATTCGCGTTTGGACTGCAGCAAGTTACAAGAGAACCTTGGGTGGCGAATGATAGATTGGCGCGAATCTCTGCAAAAGGTGTTAACTGAGCTGTAG
- a CDS encoding glycosyltransferase family 9 protein, translating to MSRVLIVKFGAIGDVVMALPAAYALYQREASNSQIDWVCGPVVAPLLACYPWVRTIVADDRAILKGSAAERVRALARLWRAIGGVKYELCATLYYDARYRMVTLPLRARRKVMLSWTDRKRALLMGRHHTDEYARILLGLEDGERPLGLAPVRPENLPGSPLIRTGTRPRVVLAPAGAKNMMRDDALRRWPVENYVALASALFERDVEVVLAGGTGDLWAVPYFEGLAVTDMIGKLTLPEMLALLDDSDVMVTHDTGPLHLAGITGVGIVSIFGPTDPRGRLPQRTNTLALWGGEGFACRPCYDGRDYAPCLHNGCMRQVSVEMVVREVERMIDQKRSGRSMPPRVVTPESTVVAEL from the coding sequence ATGTCCAGAGTGCTGATTGTGAAATTCGGTGCGATCGGCGATGTAGTGATGGCGCTGCCGGCTGCCTATGCTTTGTATCAACGTGAGGCGAGCAACAGCCAGATCGACTGGGTGTGCGGGCCGGTCGTCGCTCCCTTGCTTGCATGTTATCCGTGGGTACGGACGATTGTTGCGGATGATCGAGCCATATTGAAGGGATCGGCGGCTGAACGTGTGAGGGCGTTGGCGCGGTTGTGGCGGGCGATTGGCGGGGTGAAGTACGAGCTTTGTGCGACGCTTTATTACGATGCGCGTTATCGAATGGTGACGCTTCCGCTACGGGCGCGACGGAAGGTGATGTTGTCGTGGACGGATCGGAAGAGGGCGCTCTTGATGGGACGGCATCATACGGACGAGTATGCACGGATCCTACTGGGCCTGGAGGATGGAGAGCGGCCGTTGGGATTGGCTCCGGTGCGTCCAGAGAACTTGCCGGGGTCTCCGCTGATTCGGACAGGTACGCGGCCGCGGGTAGTGCTGGCTCCGGCTGGAGCGAAAAATATGATGCGTGACGATGCGCTGAGGCGTTGGCCGGTCGAAAATTACGTTGCCTTGGCGTCGGCACTATTCGAGCGTGATGTAGAAGTGGTGCTTGCGGGTGGAACGGGAGATCTGTGGGCTGTTCCTTATTTTGAAGGGCTGGCGGTGACCGACATGATTGGCAAGCTGACGTTGCCGGAGATGCTCGCGTTGCTGGACGACAGCGACGTGATGGTGACGCACGATACCGGTCCTTTGCACTTGGCTGGGATTACGGGCGTTGGCATTGTGAGCATCTTTGGCCCTACCGACCCGAGAGGACGATTGCCGCAGCGGACGAATACGTTGGCTTTGTGGGGTGGGGAAGGATTTGCATGCAGGCCTTGTTACGATGGGCGTGATTATGCGCCGTGTCTGCATAATGGATGCATGAGACAGGTCTCCGTGGAGATGGTGGTTCGTGAAGTAGAGAGAATGATCGATCAGAAGCGATCGGGAAGGTCGATGCCGCCGCGGGTCGTAACTCCGGAGAGTACGGTGGTGGCAGAGCTATGA
- a CDS encoding polysaccharide deacetylase family protein, which yields MTSIQLAAAAALTTAAVAGAAAYAALWPQSQLFGRVLVAGPNPDEIALTYDDGPNDAATERLLEVLARHQAHATFFLIGSFARQRPALVRSIAAAGHIVGNHTMTHPWLSWQSAARIRQELAGCNAVLEDTLGAPIHFFRAPHGARRPVVLRIARELGLTAVQWNITAFDWNPIPADEILGNVTRGIERNQARKRASNVLLHDGGHLGIGQPRMSSVEATDLLLQRYKLAGMRFVTVANWA from the coding sequence ATGACATCAATCCAATTGGCTGCCGCTGCTGCTCTCACCACCGCCGCTGTTGCAGGAGCCGCCGCCTATGCAGCACTTTGGCCGCAGTCCCAACTTTTCGGCCGGGTGCTGGTCGCAGGCCCCAACCCGGACGAGATCGCCCTCACCTATGATGATGGCCCCAACGACGCGGCCACCGAACGCCTGCTCGAAGTTCTGGCTCGTCATCAAGCCCATGCCACCTTTTTTCTGATTGGCAGCTTTGCTCGCCAGCGTCCTGCGCTGGTGCGCTCGATCGCCGCTGCGGGCCATATCGTAGGCAATCACACCATGACCCACCCCTGGCTCTCGTGGCAGTCGGCGGCACGCATTCGTCAGGAACTCGCAGGCTGCAACGCCGTGCTCGAAGATACGCTGGGAGCGCCGATCCATTTCTTTCGCGCTCCACATGGTGCACGCCGCCCAGTTGTCCTGCGGATCGCGCGCGAGTTGGGTCTCACCGCGGTCCAGTGGAACATCACCGCCTTCGATTGGAACCCAATTCCCGCAGACGAGATTCTGGGCAACGTTACGCGCGGCATCGAGCGCAATCAAGCCCGCAAGCGCGCCTCCAACGTCCTGCTCCACGATGGCGGACACCTTGGCATTGGCCAGCCTCGCATGTCTTCGGTCGAAGCTACAGATCTTCTGCTACAGCGTTACAAACTTGCCGGGATGCGATTCGTCACAGTAGCCAACTGGGCCTGA